From Peromyscus maniculatus bairdii isolate BWxNUB_F1_BW_parent chromosome 8, HU_Pman_BW_mat_3.1, whole genome shotgun sequence, a single genomic window includes:
- the LOC102915215 gene encoding keratin, type I cuticular Ha3-I, protein MPYNCCLPTMSCRTSCSSRPCVPNSCHGCTLPGACNIPANVGNCNWFCEGSFNGNEKETMQFLNDRLASYLEKVRQLERENAELECRIQERNQQQDPLVCPAYQAYFRTIEELQQKILCGKSENARLVVQIDNAKLASDDFRTKYETELSLRQLVESDINGLRRILDELTLCKSDLEAQVESLKEELLCLKQNHEQEVNTLRCQLGDRLNVEVDAAPTVDLNRVLNETRCQYEALVETNRREVEEWFTTQTEELNKQVVSSSEQLQSCQAEIIELRRTVNALEIELQAQHNLRNSLENTLTESEARYSSQLSQVQCLITNVESQLGEIRADLERQNQEYQVLLDIRARLECEINTYRGLLESEDCKLPCNPCATTNACDKPIGPCVSNPCVTRSRCGPCNTFVR, encoded by the exons atgccatACAACTGCTGCCTGCCCACCATGAGCTGCCGCACCAGCTGCTCCTCCCGGCCCTGCGTGCCCAACAGCTGCCACGGCTGCACCCTGCCCGGGGCCTGCAACATCCCCGCCAATGTGGGCAACTGCAATTGGTTCTGTGAGGGCTCCTTCAATGGCAATGAGAAGGAGACCATGCAGTTCCTGAATGACCGCCTGGCCAGCTACCTGGAGAAGGtgaggcagctggagagagagaatgcagagcTGGAGTGTCGGATCCAGGAGAGGAACCAGCAGCAGGACCCTCTGGTGTGCCCTGCCTACCAGGCCTACTTCAGGACCATTGAAGAGCTGCAGCAGAAG ATCTTGTGTGGCAAGTCTGAGAACGCCAGGCTGGTAGTGCAAATTGACAATGCCAAGCTGGCTTCTGATGACTTCAGGACCAA GTATGAGACAGAGCTGTCGCTGCGGCAGCTGGTGGAGTCGGATATCAACGGCCTGCGCAGGATCCTGGACGAGCTGACCCTGTGCAAGTCTGACCTGGAGGCGCAGGTGGAGTCCCTGAAGGAGGAGCTGCTGTGTCTCAAGCAGAACCATGAACAG GAAGTCAACACCCTGCGCTGCCAGCTTGGAGACCGCCTCAACGTGGAGGTGGACGCCGCTCCCACTGTGGACCTGAACCGTGTGCTCAATGAGACCAGGTGTCAGTACGAGGCCCTGGTGGAAACCAACCGCAGAGAAGTGGAGGAATGGTTCACCACACAG ACCGAGGAGCTGAACAAGCAGGTGGTGTCCAGCTCAGAGCAGCTGCAGTCCTGCCAGGCAGAGATCATCGAGCTGAGACGCACAGTCAATGCCCTGGAGATCGAGCTGCAGGCCCAGCACAACCTG agaaactctctggAAAACACACTGACAGAGAGCGAGGCTCGCTACAGCTCCCAGCTGTCCCAGGTGCAGTGTCTGATCACCAACGTGGAGTCCCAGCTTGGTGAGATCCGGGCTGACCTGGAGCGTCAGAACCAGGAGTACCAGGTGCTGCTGGACATCCGGGCCCGGCTGGAGTGTGAGATCAACACGTACCGGGGCCTGCTGGAGAGCGAGGACTGCAA gctcccttgCAATCCCTGTGCCACAACTAACGCATGTGACAAGCCCATCGGACCCTGCGTCTCCAACCCCTGTGTCACAAGATCTCGCTGTGGGCCTTGCAACACTTTCGTGCGCTAG